Proteins from one Erysipelothrix larvae genomic window:
- the ylxM gene encoding YlxM family DNA-binding protein — protein sequence MSIEKTLRVNELFDMYAPLLTEKQQEVIRYYFHEDLSYQEIAEILHISRSGVYDNIKRAVDLLEETERKLGFVKQTNTLINALNKLEDKRVDKIVNEYLKGGNYES from the coding sequence ATGAGTATTGAAAAAACACTAAGAGTGAATGAATTGTTTGATATGTATGCGCCATTATTAACAGAAAAACAACAAGAAGTCATTCGTTACTATTTTCACGAAGATTTATCGTACCAAGAGATCGCTGAGATATTGCATATTAGTAGGTCGGGAGTGTATGATAATATCAAGCGAGCTGTGGACTTATTGGAAGAAACAGAACGTAAATTAGGGTTTGTTAAGCAAACCAACACATTAATTAACGCTTTAAATAAACTCGAAGATAAAAGAGTGGACAAGATTGTTAATGAATATTTAAAAGGAGGAAATTATGAGTCATAA
- the ftsY gene encoding signal recognition particle-docking protein FtsY has protein sequence MGLFNKIKGAFSSKKDETVYNTGLSTTQKSFGSKLLQMFQGDVTFDDAWYDNLLGLLIQSDVSLKSAQKILKGLRKRIKKNMDDTDALNTLIELIEQNYGEDIAPYTLEEGRLNVIMIVGVNGSGKTTTCAKLAKRYKDMGYKVLLVGGDTFRAAGSNQLKLWAQNLEIDFVGGNDNQDPASVYVDAARYAKDNEFDLMICDSAGRLQNKINLMNELEKMRRVLIKETGFIDQTYLVLDGNTGQNGLAQAKTFTEVADVTSIIVTKLDGSPKGGVLLSIKDELGVKASFIGLGESVEDLRPFEIKAYLSGMVFGDEY, from the coding sequence ATGGGGCTGTTTAATAAAATTAAAGGTGCGTTTTCATCAAAAAAAGATGAAACTGTCTATAACACCGGGCTATCAACGACACAAAAATCATTTGGGTCCAAACTACTTCAAATGTTTCAAGGAGATGTTACTTTTGATGATGCGTGGTATGACAATCTCTTAGGATTATTAATTCAATCCGATGTATCACTCAAAAGTGCTCAAAAGATTCTCAAAGGTTTACGTAAACGAATCAAGAAGAACATGGATGACACTGATGCACTCAATACATTAATTGAATTAATCGAGCAAAACTATGGAGAAGACATTGCACCCTATACGCTTGAAGAAGGCCGTCTTAATGTCATTATGATTGTGGGTGTGAATGGTTCAGGAAAAACAACAACCTGCGCCAAACTCGCGAAGCGATATAAGGACATGGGCTATAAAGTATTATTGGTTGGTGGTGATACGTTTCGTGCCGCAGGAAGTAATCAATTAAAACTATGGGCTCAAAACCTTGAGATTGATTTTGTGGGTGGAAATGATAACCAAGATCCTGCATCTGTGTATGTTGATGCAGCACGCTATGCAAAAGACAATGAGTTCGACTTGATGATTTGTGATAGTGCAGGCCGTCTTCAAAATAAGATTAATCTTATGAATGAACTTGAAAAGATGCGTCGAGTATTAATTAAGGAAACTGGTTTTATTGATCAAACCTACTTAGTACTGGATGGAAACACTGGACAAAATGGGCTTGCGCAAGCGAAGACCTTTACAGAAGTTGCGGATGTCACTTCGATTATAGTAACAAAACTCGATGGGTCTCCAAAGGGTGGTGTACTCTTAAGTATTAAAGATGAACTGGGTGTAAAAGCTAGTTTCATAGGGTTGGGAGAATCCGTTGAAGACCTTCGACCATTTGAAATTAAGGCTTATTTATCAGGTATGGTCTTTGGCGATGAGTATTGA